A window of the Spirochaetota bacterium genome harbors these coding sequences:
- a CDS encoding methyltransferase domain-containing protein, with product MLLHREPDYDGLNGYMTRLRNGKISKIDILASMRFSREGKENGVNVKGLRRRYLWNKFFGIPIVSFLARYVLVVLTLPHQIKRMEKLDAKIEADYIDLKKSFAKNMADHEFRNTQDISHITRQVQDHTYTLLDQQRRLGVFLDEIARAKPEALSSEQAALFLDERDHMLDAMYLTFEDRFRGSREDIKERLRVYIPHVNAVVKGKGSSVLDIGCGRGEWLELLSENGIEARGIDLNKIMVRQCRDRGFDVQESDAMEFLKKMEPNSLSVITGFQIVEHLPLKTLISIFDESLRVLMPGGMVIFETPNPENIIVGSCNFYYDPTHIRPIPPDVLQFLVETRGFIKSEIVRLHPLNFISETETGIDKIIERFNKELDYSVIAYK from the coding sequence GTGTTATTGCACCGGGAGCCCGACTATGATGGATTGAACGGCTATATGACACGGCTTCGCAATGGGAAAATTTCGAAAATCGATATTCTCGCCAGTATGCGTTTTTCGCGCGAAGGCAAAGAGAACGGTGTCAATGTCAAGGGATTGAGGAGAAGGTATCTCTGGAACAAATTCTTCGGGATTCCAATCGTTAGCTTTTTGGCCCGCTATGTATTGGTTGTTCTGACTCTTCCGCATCAAATCAAGAGGATGGAAAAACTTGACGCGAAGATTGAGGCTGATTATATCGATTTAAAAAAGTCATTTGCAAAAAACATGGCCGACCATGAATTTCGCAATACACAGGATATTTCACATATCACGCGCCAGGTGCAGGACCATACGTACACCCTGCTCGACCAGCAGCGGAGACTCGGCGTGTTTCTTGACGAGATTGCCAGGGCAAAGCCGGAAGCCCTTTCGTCCGAACAGGCGGCCCTGTTTCTCGATGAAAGAGACCATATGCTGGACGCAATGTATCTGACCTTTGAAGACAGGTTTCGGGGAAGCCGAGAGGATATCAAGGAGCGGTTAAGGGTGTATATCCCCCATGTCAATGCGGTTGTGAAAGGAAAGGGGTCTTCCGTCCTGGATATCGGTTGCGGCCGCGGTGAATGGCTTGAGCTCCTTTCGGAAAATGGAATAGAAGCCAGGGGAATCGATCTGAACAAAATAATGGTCCGGCAATGCCGTGACCGCGGTTTTGATGTTCAGGAATCAGACGCAATGGAGTTCCTGAAAAAAATGGAGCCTAACAGTCTCAGCGTCATCACGGGTTTTCAGATTGTGGAACACCTGCCGTTAAAGACTCTGATATCTATTTTTGACGAATCTTTGAGAGTGCTGATGCCGGGGGGCATGGTGATCTTTGAAACGCCCAATCCGGAAAATATCATCGTGGGCTCATGTAATTTTTATTATGACCCAACGCATATACGGCCCATACCTCCCGATGTCCTGCAGTTTCTGGTGGAAACCCGCGGTTTCATAAAAAGTGAAATAGTAAGACTGCATCCGCTGAATTTCATCAGTGAAACCGAAACAGGGATCGATAAGATCATCGAGAGATTCAACAAGGAGTTAGATTATTCAGTTATCGCCTATAAATAA
- a CDS encoding glycosyltransferase, which produces MRILLCNERFIFRFGVDRVLILLGRGLKEHGHSVSIMANKYDREVIESFADKIIEIPVDIDDYINQNDRAVDWIKNNWDLSFDRDTVPDLVIVAGWPFYASIPFFRQKVGRVIFHDYGAVPLDGFSGLGLKVQQKLRFLRKICIRESSEIIAISDFIRKTQSISDCGGAIPSKTIHLSADYLDSSIWREETPCFGLSLIRECKKDNIKTILNLGRWETNNYKNSEAAFRIVPRIQAVVPEAILLVLGDAGTCSVPSHLKYSIIPIGFPGDKEMQEIMTQVDLGISFSLWEGFNLPLAEMQWLKKPALVFDVGAHPEVVIHPWYLCQDEDELIRKASEILTGRGPDSEVISFNQKKFHEYFTTGRFINDFLEVIDNGVDHHPVVKEGFNELCVMIDVSNSAINTSNSGILRVTRRLSRELQKLINPIFVIWDEAEQGLVLPTAEEFATLSSYNGPVLFDRLYLSPSREKRIQLKNILDTYQSRIKWLLLPEMAMGSFGPIIDFARRHAISLGSIFYDAIPLLRPDLCAAGVAANHSTYMTNMAGVDLVFPISHYSGSCLSDFWNNKGASAQVMDELLPGEFGSAPRNRDPYQWNSKEFCILCVSTLEPRKNHKRLLEALLLLEQRHPEVHWKLVLVGATYFNESEISGYVDNLCNRNTRIKWLKVVDDDTMITLYRDSAFTVYPSLIEGYGMPIVESIWHGRPCICSKDGVMGELARDGGCLAVDVENIEEICDAIYRLSTDRDLYEGLFDEAISRKIKTWEEYAMNIITAMKNFKAEKKSAGGNAIDDILYGGCLTENWQMNHSERLALKGILYSIKPRVVIEVGTYQGGSLSLMAQYAEKIYSIDIDPDIPARYSYMKNVQFITGPSEVTFAGLLEDLQKRNTPVDLILIDGDHSTKGVMKDIRILLKYKPIGPTIVILHDSFNPGCRKGMIDSPWDSSPYVHMVEIDFVPGAMATPNEMWGGLGFALLLPEKRKGPLRPGRHNDLVFQVIEKSIR; this is translated from the coding sequence ATGCGCATACTGTTATGTAACGAGCGTTTTATTTTCAGGTTTGGCGTTGACCGCGTCCTCATACTTCTCGGGCGCGGCCTGAAAGAGCACGGCCATTCGGTTTCGATTATGGCCAATAAGTATGACAGGGAAGTCATTGAATCGTTCGCGGATAAAATCATTGAAATTCCAGTAGATATTGATGATTATATAAATCAAAATGATCGCGCCGTTGACTGGATAAAAAATAATTGGGACTTATCATTCGATAGAGATACCGTCCCCGATCTGGTAATCGTTGCGGGGTGGCCTTTCTACGCGTCGATACCCTTCTTCAGGCAAAAAGTCGGGAGAGTTATTTTTCATGACTATGGGGCCGTGCCCCTGGATGGTTTTTCCGGTCTCGGTCTAAAAGTACAGCAAAAGCTTAGATTTTTAAGGAAAATATGCATACGGGAATCCTCGGAAATTATCGCCATCAGCGATTTTATCAGGAAAACCCAGAGCATATCCGATTGCGGCGGCGCGATACCGTCAAAAACGATCCACCTGTCGGCCGATTATCTCGATTCATCGATCTGGCGTGAGGAAACGCCCTGCTTCGGTTTAAGCCTGATCCGCGAATGCAAAAAGGACAATATCAAAACCATACTCAATCTGGGAAGATGGGAAACCAATAACTATAAAAACTCGGAAGCCGCATTCAGGATCGTGCCAAGGATACAGGCTGTTGTTCCGGAAGCCATATTGCTTGTGCTGGGAGACGCGGGTACGTGCAGCGTCCCGTCCCATTTGAAGTATTCGATCATTCCGATCGGGTTTCCCGGCGACAAGGAAATGCAGGAAATAATGACGCAGGTCGATCTGGGGATATCCTTTTCCCTGTGGGAGGGATTCAATCTTCCCCTCGCGGAAATGCAGTGGCTGAAAAAACCGGCGCTGGTATTCGATGTAGGGGCCCATCCGGAGGTGGTGATCCATCCATGGTACCTGTGCCAGGATGAGGATGAGCTGATACGCAAAGCCTCTGAAATCCTGACGGGGAGGGGCCCTGACAGCGAGGTGATAAGCTTCAACCAGAAGAAGTTCCATGAATATTTCACGACAGGGCGGTTTATCAATGATTTTCTTGAAGTCATAGATAACGGTGTCGATCATCATCCGGTTGTAAAAGAAGGATTCAACGAGCTATGCGTGATGATTGATGTGTCGAACTCCGCGATAAACACGTCGAATTCGGGAATTTTAAGGGTGACCAGGCGGTTGAGCCGGGAGCTGCAAAAGCTGATCAACCCGATTTTCGTGATATGGGATGAGGCCGAGCAGGGGCTCGTTCTGCCCACGGCCGAAGAATTCGCGACACTGTCTTCCTATAATGGACCGGTTCTGTTCGATCGGCTCTATCTTTCTCCAAGCCGTGAAAAAAGAATCCAATTGAAAAACATTCTGGATACATATCAATCAAGAATAAAATGGCTGCTCCTGCCGGAAATGGCGATGGGCTCCTTCGGGCCGATCATCGATTTCGCCAGGCGTCATGCCATCAGCCTCGGGTCGATATTTTACGACGCCATACCCCTCCTGCGGCCGGACCTGTGCGCGGCCGGGGTCGCGGCAAACCATTCCACGTACATGACGAACATGGCCGGGGTGGATCTGGTGTTTCCCATCTCCCATTACAGCGGTTCATGCCTGTCGGATTTCTGGAATAACAAGGGAGCAAGCGCACAGGTTATGGACGAGCTCCTTCCAGGGGAATTCGGATCAGCCCCTCGCAACAGGGACCCATATCAATGGAATTCAAAGGAATTCTGCATCCTCTGCGTGTCAACCCTGGAGCCGAGAAAGAACCATAAACGCTTATTGGAAGCGCTGCTGCTGCTGGAACAACGGCATCCCGAGGTGCATTGGAAGCTGGTCCTGGTGGGGGCGACATATTTCAACGAGAGTGAAATAAGCGGTTATGTGGATAACCTGTGCAACAGGAATACAAGAATCAAATGGCTGAAAGTCGTCGATGATGACACAATGATAACATTATACCGTGATTCGGCTTTTACGGTGTATCCTTCGTTGATCGAGGGATATGGCATGCCCATCGTTGAAAGCATCTGGCACGGGAGGCCCTGCATCTGCTCCAAAGACGGCGTCATGGGAGAGCTGGCGCGGGACGGCGGCTGCCTGGCGGTGGATGTGGAAAATATAGAGGAAATATGCGATGCCATCTACCGGCTCTCTACGGACAGGGACCTGTATGAAGGGTTGTTCGACGAAGCAATATCGCGAAAAATCAAGACATGGGAAGAATACGCCATGAACATTATCACAGCAATGAAGAATTTCAAAGCCGAAAAAAAGAGCGCCGGCGGCAATGCCATCGATGATATTCTTTATGGGGGCTGCCTGACAGAGAATTGGCAGATGAACCATTCGGAGCGGCTGGCATTGAAGGGGATTCTTTATTCAATAAAGCCCCGGGTGGTGATCGAGGTCGGCACCTACCAGGGAGGAAGCCTCTCCCTCATGGCGCAATACGCGGAAAAAATTTATTCAATAGACATCGATCCTGATATCCCCGCCAGGTATTCATACATGAAGAATGTGCAGTTCATCACCGGGCCGTCCGAAGTGACCTTCGCCGGCCTGCTCGAAGATCTGCAGAAGCGGAATACGCCCGTTGACCTCATCCTGATCGACGGCGACCATTCAACGAAAGGGGTTATGAAAGATATCAGGATCCTCCTGAAATATAAACCGATTGGGCCGACCATCGTCATCCTCCATGACAGCTTCAATCCCGGATGCAGAAAGGGGATGATCGATTCTCCCTGGGACTCGTCGCCCTATGTGCACATGGTTGAGATTGATTTTGTCCCCGGCGCCATGGCCACTCCGAACGAAATGTGGGGAGGTTTGGGCTTCGCCCTGCTCCTGCCGGAAAAGAGAAAGGGCCCGCTGCGGCCGGGCCGCCATAATGATCTGGTGTTTCAGGTCATAGAAAAATCCATTCGGTAA